One segment of Anomalospiza imberbis isolate Cuckoo-Finch-1a 21T00152 chromosome 2, ASM3175350v1, whole genome shotgun sequence DNA contains the following:
- the NR0B1 gene encoding nuclear receptor subfamily 0 group B member 1, which translates to MSVCPFERPVERQRLHTHTDTHTPPPPINKLGSRAEGERRASAGGTRRQGPPRRASPAAQRGPGAGAAGAMACAERCCRCCAEGRRHSSILYSILRSEERAVPPAGPAPRGCPCGSRRRVALRSPQVACKAASAVLVKTLRFVQNVPCFQELPLEEQLLLVRSCWAPLLLLGLAQDRVHLETVESAEPSMLQRILTARQQGEQPPPRAPAPAPGRPHHGPHLPSAGEIQAIKGFLAKCWSLDISTKEYAYLKGTVLFNPDLPGLQCTQYIEGLQREAQQALNEHVRLIHRGDEARFAKLNVVLSLLRSIHANVVAELFFRPIIGAVNMDDMLLEMLCAKL; encoded by the exons ATGAGTGTCTGCCCCTTTGAACGGCCGGTAGAGCGCCAGcggctgcacacacacacagacacgcACACACCCCCGCCGCCTATAAATAAGTTAGGGAGCCGGGCAGAGGGCGAGCGGCGCGCGTCTGCCGGCGGGACCAGGAGGCAGGGACCGCCCCGCCGAGCCTCCCCGGCGGCTCAGCGCGGCCCGGGCGCCGGAGCCGCGGGTGCCATGGCGTGCGCGgagcgctgctgccgctgctgcgcGGAGGGCCGGCGGCACAGCAGCATCCTCTACAGCATCCTCCGCAGCGAGGAGCGGGCGGTgccgccggccgggccggcGCCCCGGGGCTGCCCGTGCGGGTCGCGGCGGCGGGTGGCCCTGCGGAGCCCGCAGGTGGCTTGCAAGGCGGCCTCGGCCGTGCTGGTGAAGACGCTGCGCTTCGTCCAGAACGTGCCCTGCTTCCAGGAGCTGCcgctggaggagcagctgctgctggtccgCAGCTGCTGGGCgcccttgctgctgctggggctggcgcAGGACCGGGTGCACCTGGAGACGGTGGAGAGCGCGGAGCCCAGCATGCTGCAGCGCATCCTCACCGCCCGGCAGCAGGGCGAGCAGCCCCCGCCGCGGGCCCCTGCACCGGCACCGGGCCGGCCGCACCACGGCCCGCACCTGCCCTCGGCCGGCGAGATCCAGGCTATCAAGGGCTTCCTGGCCAAGTGCTGGAGCCTGGACATCAGCACCAAAGAGTACGCTTACCTCAAGGGGACGGTGCTCTTCAACCCGG atctaCCTGGACTGCAGTGTACTCAGTACATTGAAGGATTGCAGAGGGAAGCACAACAAGCTCTAAATGAACATGTCAGACTCATTCACAGAGGTGATGAAGCCAGATTTGCCAAGCTGAATGTTGTTCTCTCCTTGTTAAGATCTATTCATGCTAATGTGGTTGCTGAATTATTCTTCAGGCCCATCATTGGAGCAGTGAACATGGATGACATGCTTTTGGAAATGCTTTGTgcaaaattataa